A segment of the Acidobacteriota bacterium genome:
CCCAGCGCCGGGCCCCGTAGTTTTCCGAGGTCACAACCCTCTGTCGCCCGACTAGCTTGCCCGGGAGTCCGGAGTGAGCCGGACCCGCGGTGAAGTCTGGCCGCGGGAGAGGTTGCTCCATGCGCGAGAAACCGCTGAGTTGCGTTCTCCTCGCGGATCGCCACCACGGTCTCACGGAAGGCGTCCGCGGAATGCTCGAGACGGCTTTCGAGACCGTCGTCATGGTCGCTGATGAGGCGTCCTTGCTCGATGGAGCAGGCCGGCTCCAGCCCGACGTGGCTGTCGTGGATCTCTCCCTGGCAAAGGACAGGAGCCTGGGCTGGCTGCAAGCGCTGCGGGACCGCTGTCCCGGCCTCAAGGTGATCGTCCTCAGCGTCCACGACGAGCCGAACGTGCGCCGAGCGGCCCTGGGGGCCGGCGCCGACGCGTTCGTTCTCAAACGCGCAATCGTGACCGACCTGCTGCCGGCGGTCGACAGGCTGCGTTTCCACGAGCGTCATGCAGGGGCAAAGGAGAGTTCGTCATGAAAGTCGTCATCGTGGGTGGAGTGGCGGGCGGAGCGTCGTGCGCGGCGCGCCTGCGGCGTCTGGACGAGAAGGCCGAGATCCTCATGGTGGATAAGGGGCCGTACGTCTCGTACGCGAACTGCGGGCTCCCGTACCACGTCTCGGGGGTGATCGCGAAGGAGTCGAGCCTCCTCGTCGCCAACGAGCAGTACTTCAAGGCGAACCTCGGGATCGACGTCCGGACGAACTGCGAGGCGGTCTCCATCGACCCGAAGAAGAAGACGGTGGACCTGCGGGACGTGAAGACGGGCAAGGTGACGGCGGAGCCCTACGACGAGCTCGTCCTGTCGCCCGGGGCGCCGTCCTTCCATCCGCCCCTGCCCGGGATCGACCTGCCGGGGATCTTCCACGTGCGGACCGTGCCGGACGTGAAGGCCATCCGCGAGTGGATCGAGAAGGGCACGACGTTCCTCGCCGGGATGTTCAGCTACTCCGGCATCCAGTTCGTGAAGCCGACGACGCGCGCCGTGGTCGTCGGCGGAGGGTTCATCGGTCTCGAAACGGCCGAGAACCTCGTCCACCTCGGCTTCGAGGTGACGCTCATCCAGAAGCTCGATCAGCTCCTCGGACCGCTCGATCCCGAGATGGCCCGCCTCGTCGAGGAGCACGTGAAGCGGAACGGCGTCAAGCTGGTCCTCGGCGACGGCGTGGCGGGCTTCACGCAGCTCGAGGGCGGGGCGCTCGAGGTGAAGGCGACCTCCGGGAAAACGTACCCCGCCGACGTCGTGATCCTCGCGATCGGCGTCCGCCCCGACACGACGCTCGCAAGATCCGCCGGCCTCGCGATCGGCGAGCGCGGCGGGATCCGCGTCGACGAGCACATGAGGACGAGCGACCCGCACATCTTCGCCGTCGGCGACGCGGTCGAGGTGAAGGACTGGGTGACCGGCCAGTGGAGCCTCGTCGCCCTCGCGGGGCCCGCGAACCGACAGGGGCGGATCGCGGCCGACGTCATCGCCGGACGCAAGTCCCGTTACCGCGGCACGCAGGGAACCTCGATCATCGGCCTCTTCGGCGGCGCGGCGGCCTGGACCGGCGTGAACGAACGGACGCTCCGGAAGCTCGGCGACAAGGACTGGGAGAAGATCTACCTCTTCCCGAACTCGCACGCCGGGTACTACCCGGGCGCGAAGATGCTCGGACTCAAGGTCCTGTTCCGCAAGTCCGACGGAAAGCTCCTCGGCGCGCAGGCGCTCGGCGTGGACGGCCCGGCGGTGGACAAGCGGATCAGCGCCCTCGCCATGGCGCTCCAGATGCGCGCCACCGTCTACGACCTCGAGGAGGCCGAGCTCTGCTACGCGCCCCAGTTCGGGAGCGCGAAGGACCCGGTGAACTTCGCGGGGATGGTCGCTGCCGACGTCCTGCATGGCGACATGCCGCTCGCCCACTGGAACGAGACGAAGGGCGCGTTCCTCCTCGACGTGCGCCAGCCGGTCGAGCTGACCGTCGAGAGCGTCCCCGGCGCCGTCAACATTCCGCTCCACCTGCTCCGCGCCCGCCTCGGGGAGCTTCCAAAGGACAAGGAGATCCTCGTCATCTGTCGCTCCGCTCAGCGCGCGTACTACGCGACGCGCGTCCTCCTGCAGAACGGGTTCAAGGCGAGGAGCCTGTCCGGCGGGCTGCTGTCGCGGGCGCTCACAGTCCGGTGAGCGGCCGGGAGGGACACATGGCCGAATCCGACACGACGAAGCAGAGCCTGAAGGAAAAGGCCAAGCACGAGCTGATCGAGTACGGGATCAACATCGTCTACCTGACGATCGTGTTCGCCGCCTTCACGATCTACCGAAGGCTCGTTCTGGCTGCCCATGACATCGAGTACACGCACTACTGGGTCGCCCTCATCGAGGCGGTGATCCTCGGGAAGGTCATCATGATCGGGAGCATCTTCCGCCTCGGCCGCGGCCTGGGGGCGAAACCGCTCATCTTCCCGACCGTCTACAAGACCCTCGTCTTCACGTTGTTCTGTGCAGTCTTCAAGGTCGTCGAGTTCGGGATCAAGGGGCTCTTCACGGGGGAGGGGTTCATGGGCGGGGTCGACGCGCTCCTGGCCAAGAACTCCCACGAGTTGGTCGCGAACAGCCTGATCGTCTTCGTGGCCTTCGTCCCGTACTTCGGCGTGAAGGAACTGGGGCGGGTGATGGGAGAGGGCACGATCCGGAAGCTCTTCTTCCTGAGGCGCGCTAACGCGGATCGAGATGGAGGGTTGACCTCATGAGTGAGAATGCTTCGGGCGCGCTCGCCTCGATCCGGTGGCCGCGTCCGTTCGACGGGCTGCGGGGGCTCAAGCTCGCGGACGTTCCACGGGAAGTCTCGGCGGGCGTCACGCTGGCCGCCCTGATGATCCCGCTGAACATCGGCTACGCGCAGGTGGCCGGACTGCCTCCCGTCTTTGGCCTCTATGCTGGGATCATCCCGCTGGCGGTCTTTGCCCTGTTCACCAGCTCGCGTCATGTGGTCGGGAGCCCGGACGCGCCGATCTCCGCGATCCTCGGAGCCATGTTGATCGGCTTCGCGCCGATCGGCGATCCGATGCGGGCACAGTACGCCCTGGCGCTGGCGTTGGTGTGCGGCCTGCTCTTTTTCGTGTTCTGGTTCTTCCGCCTGGCATTTCTCGCCAATTTTCTATCCCGCGCGGTGCTGGCGGGCTTCATCACCGGCCTCGGGATCGAGGTTCTGACGAACCAGATTCGGAGGATTCTCGGCGCCTCTCACGGGCACGCGGCAGGGATCGGGGCGCTCGCCGAGCAGGTGCACGATTCCATCGCGACCTCCGTCAACACCACGGGCTACTTTGCCGAGGTGGTCGTCCTGATCGAGTCCATCCCCCGTGCAAACCTCTACTCGGTGGCGGTTGGCGTCGGCGCGTTCGCCATCGTCCGACTGATGAAGAGGTTCGCGCCCAAGGCGCCGGCGGCGCTGATCGCCTTGGCTCTGACGACCATCGCCGTGGGGGCGCTCGGTCTGGATGCCAAAGGGGTCACCGTGCTGGGGAAACTGCAGGCGGGCCTGCCGTCTCTGACCGTGCCCGGGATCCCGGTCGCCGACTATCTACGCGTTCTGCCCGGAGCCCTCGCGATCGTCGGCATAACGATGTGCGAAGCGCTGCTCCTCGTCCGCAGTTGCGGCCGCAGGCACGACACGAAGGCCGACGGAGATCAGGTGATGTTTGCCTACGGCATGGCCAGCGTCGCGTCCGGCTTCACCGGCTCACTGGTCTCCGGCCCGAGCGCCTCCCGCACCGCGGCCATGGAAGCTGCCGGTTCGCGCACCCAGCTCTCCAGCCTCGTCGCCGCGGCGACCGTCGCACTGGTCATGGTGTTCTTCACCGGTCAACTCGCCTACCTGCCGACGGCGGCCCTCGCGGGCGTCGTCGCCAATGCCGTCCTGAACCTCATCGAAGTCAAGGAGCTTCGCGAGCTGTGGGTGCTGCGGCGCTCGGAGTTCTGGGTTGCGATGGTGTGTCTCCTGAGCGTGCTCGTGTTCGGGCCCATGCAGGCGGTCGTCATTGCCTTCCTGATGGCCACGATCGACCTGCTGCGTCGCGCCTCCCGGCCCGGCACGTGGGTGCTGAAGGAGGCGCCGGACGGCAGTCACTTCGTCTCCGAGGATGAAGAGCATGCGGCCGACACGCCGGGGCTTCTCATTTATCGATTCGGCGCGCCGCTCTACTTCGCCAACGCTCCGCTGTTCGAGGAGGAAGTGGAGAAGGTGATAGCGCGCGCGACTTCCCCCGTCAAATGGTTCGTGTTGGACGCGGAGGCCATGGTGGACATCGACACCACCGGCGAGCAGGCCCTTCACGAGGTGGCGTCCCGCCTTGCGAAGCGTGGCGTGATCTTTGCCATCAGCCGCGCCAATCAATCGACCCTCTCCTGGTTATCCCGGTATCACCTGCTGACGTTGATCGGAAAGGACCGTCTCTACCCGACCAACCGACACGCCGCTCAGGCGTTTCGCCAAGTAGAAAAAGCATGACGACGGCAACGAAAAAGAGCGGGGATCCCACCGCGTGCTCCCCGGGCGATCTCTCTCGAAAGGAGAAGAACATGACCACTGCCACCATCGAAGCGAAGTTGACACTCAGCACGGTGAAGCTGAACTGGAAAGAAGTGTGGTACACGAACTGCCCCCTCATTTCCGCCAGCAACGTGGACCAGGAGCTGGGCTGGACCAAGGAGGAGTACAAGAAGATCGGCGTCAAGTACGCCTATTTGCGCTCCGCGGCGGAGAACGACTGGTACCCGCACTACATCCACAACCTCGACAATCTCATCCGCTTCGGCGGCCTCTTTCCGCCCGTGGCGGTCCACGCCGACATCCGGCGGACCCGCCTCCTCGGGGTCACGCACGTCCCGAAGGAGGGCGGCGTGCTCCTCGTGCGCGCCAAGGACGACGTCTACCGGATGCAGGACCTGAAGGGCAAGAAGATCGGGCTTTCCAAGAGCCTCAACACGATCAAGAACGACTGGTGGCGCATCCAGGAGCACCAGGGCATCGAGCTGATGCTTCGGATGAACGGCATGTCCATGAAGGACGTCGAGATCGTCGAGTTCCCGTATCCGGACGACTGGTACAACAAGCCCGAGATGCTGACGCCCATCGAGAACCCCTCCGAGTGGCAGCTCAAGCGCGACCACAAGCACGACCTCGCGTTCCGGCCCCTAGAGACGGCTCTCGAGAGCGGAAAGATCGACGCGATGTACAGCCAGAGCAAGGTCCTGAGCGTGCTCTCCGAGGCGACGGGCAAGTTCGCAATCATCGAGGACCTGTCGAAGCGTCCCGACTGGCGCCTGCAGGTCGCCAACATCCCCGCCGCCATCACCTGCACGGACGTCATGGCCGAGAAGCACCCGGAGCTCGCCGTCACGTTCATGAAGGGCATGATCAAGGTCGGGCGCTGGGCCAACGAGTACAAGCGCGCCGCCGCGGCGATCCTCGACAAGCAGACGTACTACCTCGACGTCGAGGACACGTACCGGGGCATCAAGGACGTCGACATGGTTCCGAACCTGTCGCCCCTGAACCTCGCATCCGTCGAGGTCGGCAAGAACTTCATGGTGAAGAACGGGTACATCAAGAACGACTTCGACGTCGCGAAGTGGGCGGCGCCCGAGTTCCTCGAGCAGGCCGCGAAGGAGCTGCTCGACGAGCAGTGGAAGAAGACGACGACCTCCAAGCTGCCCTCGACGACCGAGCTGCAGGCGGCGTCCCGGCGGGTCGGGTAAGGCCAAAGAGATCCGGTGGCAAAGGGGGCCCGGGTTTCCGGGCCCCCTCGCGTTCCTACGAGGAGAAAACATGGACCAGTTGAAAGCCGGGACACGCATGCAACGGATGGGCTACGTCAAGCCCGGGAGCGTTCCGGAGCCCGAACGACTCGTGCTCCTCGAGTACGTGTCGGACGCGCGGGTGGCGGTCGTCACGCTGAACCGGCCGCACGCCGACAACGCGATCACGACGGAGCTGGCGGCGAGCCTGATCGACGTTCTCGAGACGATCGCCGCGCGGCCCTCCGTGCGATGCGCCGTCCTCACCGGTGCGGGCGACCGAGCGTTCTCCGTCGGCGGCGACCTGTACCAGCGCAAGGAGATGACGAAGGAGCAATGGCTGCGCCAGCGCCAGGTCTTCGACCGGGTCCTCTATACCCTTCGCGAGCTGCGCAGGCCCGTGATCGCGGCGGTGAACGGGATGGCCTACGGCGGCGGCTGCGAGATGGCGATCAGCGCGGACTTCATCATCGCCTCCGACGAGGCCTCGTTCGGCCAGCCGGAAGCGATCGTCGGCCTTTCGGCGGGCGGCGGCGCTCCCGTCTTCCTGCCCCGGGCGCTTCCGCCGGGCATGGCCCTGCAGATGCTGATGACCGGCGACCCCATCACGGCGCGCGAGGCGCACCGGCTCGGCCTCGTCAACGAGATCCACCCGCGGGCCGGCCTTCTGACGGCCGTGTTGCGCGTCGCGGAGAAGATCGCGAGCAACTCACCGACGGCGGTTCAGGCGGTCAAGCGGGCCGTGCGCATGAGCCAGGGCGAGACCTCCGAGCAGGCGGCCTCGATCATGATGGAAGCGCACTGGCGCTCCGTCGTCCATCCAGACCGCATCGAGGGCATCCGTGCATTCACCGAGGGCCGGGAGGCGGCTTTCCCGGACCCGGACTTCTGACCTGTCGAGCCAAACTACTGGAGGAATCAAGTGTCCAAGAAACTATTCGCGACTATCGGCCTGAGCGCCCTGCTCCTCGTCGCAGCGGCGCCCGCGGCCGTTGCGGACGATCTGACCGGTTCGAACCGCTTCCTGTGCTCGGTCGTCACGATCTCGCGCTGTTACATCGACGGCTGCATGGACGACACCCCCGACGGGGCGCTCGTCCCGCAGTTCGTCAACGTCGATCTCGGAGCGAAGCTCATCTCCACGACGCCGGCGAGCGGCCAGAACCGCACGACCCCGATCGAGTCCCTGCGGCGCGAGGGCGGCCTCATCGTCCTTCAGGGCCTCGAGAACGGCCGAGCCTTCAGCTTCGTCATTGCCGAGAAGACGGGCAGCGCGTCGGTGGCCATCGCCCGGGAGGATCTGGTCCTCGCCGTCTCCGCGATGTGTACGCCCATGCCGGCGGCCCAGAAGTAGAGCGGAAGGAAGCGTACGGCCATGAAGAAGACCATTGCCGCCATCCTGTTCACGATCCTCGCGGGCGAGGGCCTCACCCTTCTCGCGCAGCAAAAGTCTCTTTCCTCCAGCCTCAACATCGCCGCCTTCCCGCAGGTCGGGCAGAACGCCCAACAGCAGTCCAAGGACGAGTCCGCCTGCTACGACTGGGCGGTGAAGAACACGGGGACCGACCCGTTCGAGCTCCAGAAACAGGCGCAGGCGCAGCAGCAACAGACCGCGCAAGCCACGGCGCAGGCGCAGGCGGCCGGCGAGGGCCAGGGCGTCAAGACTGCGGCGAAGGGCGCGGCAGGCGGCGCCCTCATCGGAGCCGTGGCTGGCGATACCGGGACGGGCGCCGCCGTTGGCGCCGCCGTCGGAGCCGTCGCGGGCCGCAGGAAGAAGAAGCAGGCCGAGGCGCAGGCGGAGCAGGTGCAGGCGCAGGGCGCGCAGGCGCAGCAGGCCACGGCGGCCCAGATGACCAGCTTCAAGAAGGCGTTCTGCGCCTGCATGGAAGGCAAGAAGTACATCGCGAAGTACTGACAGGCTGAAGAGCGCCCGCCCTGGTGCCGGCTCAGCGAGAATGTGGGCAGGAGCACGCCATGCAACTCGGAATGATCGGACTCGGGCGGATGGGGGCGAACATGGTTCGCCGGCTGATCGGCGGCGGCCACGACTGCGTCGTCTTCGACAGGGCGCCGGAGCCGGTCGCCCACCTCGCGCAGGAGAAGGCCGTCGGCGCTTCCTCCCTCGCCGACTTCGTCGAGAAGCTCGCGAAGCCGCGCGCGATCTGGCTGATGGTCCCCGCGGCCGTCGTCGACAAGACGATCGCCGACCTTCTGCCCCTTCTCGAGAAGGGCGACGTCCTGATCGACGGCGGCAACTCGTACTACGTCGACGACATCCGCCGCGCGAAGGAGCTGGCGGCGAAGGGAATCCACTACGTCGACGTCGGCACGAGCGGCGGCGTGTGGGGCCTCGAGCGCGGCTACTGCATGATGATCGGCGGCGAGACGGACGTCGTGCAGCGTCTCGACCCGATCTTCAAGCGGCTGGCTCCCGGCAAGGGAGATATCCCGAGGACGCCGGGGCGCGAGAAGGCGAAGGGAACCGCGGAGGAGGGCTACCTCCACTGCGGGCCGAACGGCGCCGGCCATTTCGTCAAGATGGTCCACAACGGGATCGAGTACGGGCTCATGGCCGCCTACGCCGAAGGGCTCAACATCCTCAGGAACGCGAACGTGGGCAAGACGCGCCGGGAGGTCGACGCCGAGACGACGCCTCTCCGCGATCCCGCGCATTACCAGTACGACATGAACCTCGCGGACATCGCCGAAGTCTGGCGCCGCGGGAGCGTCGTTTCGTCCTGGCTGCTCGACCTGACGGCCATCGCGCTTCTCGAGTCGCCGGACCTCGAGAGCTTCTCGGGACGGGTCTCGGACTCGGGCGAGGGGCGCTGGACGATCATGGCCGCGATCGACGAGGGCACGCCCGCCGAGGTCCTCACGGCCGCCCTCTACGAGCGCTTCAGCTCGCGCGGCGAGGCGGACTTCCAGAACAAGCTGCTCTCGGCGATGCGCTTCCAGTTCGGCGGACACCACGAGAAGCCCTCGAAGTGAGGCGACGGAGCGGACTTCTGTCTCCGTCTGGTTCCCGCGTTCCCGCTGTATCATGAAGACGTGATCGAGGATCCCCTTCCGCTCAGGCAGGTCGGACGGCGCCGGGCCGCTCGTGCGGGCCTCGACAAGGCCTCCGGGCTCCTTCAGCTCGTGGTCGATCTGCGGGGCAACCGCCCCTTCCTGCCACGGGGCGTCCACCGGTTCCAGACCTTCGAGGAGAGCCAAGAATGGTCGATCCGGATGATGGCGCGGGCCTCGAGTCGCGTCCCCCCCTCCTCGAAGACCTCCTGACGATCTGCCGCGCGCTGAACGAGCGGGGTGCACGGTATGTCGTCGTGGGCGGCATGGCCGTCATTCACGCCGGGTTCGTCCGCGCCACGGAAGACATCGACCTCCTCGTCGACGACTCGCCGGAGAATTTCGAACGGATCCAGGATGCGCTGTCGGTCCTCCCGGACAAGGCCGTGCGAGAGGTGCGGCCGACGGATCTGAACCGGTACGTCGTCGTCCGAGTTGCGGACGAGGTCGTCGTAGACCTGATGAAAAGCGCCTGCGGCGTGGACTACGCGGAGGCGATCGAGGGGGTCGAACCGGCGGTCATCCAGGGCGTCGAGGTGCCGTTCGCATCCCCGGCGCTCCTCCTGAAACTGAAGCAGACCGTCAGGGAGAAGGACGCCCTGGATCGGCAATTTCTCGAGCTGCTCATTGCGCAGAAGTCCGGCTCGACGCAGTGACGAAGGAGTCGGGGTGCCTGGTGGTCGTCAGGGCTCCTCGACCGGCCTCCACGTCTTGTCCGGGTTGTAGCGGTCCATCGCCTCGAACTGCTCGAGCGTCTTCGGCCCGAGGTCCTTCTCGTAGACGACGCCGGTGTGACTCACGATGAACGTCTTCACGCCGGTCACGCGGTAGTCGGCCGGCGCCGCGGCGAGGGCGAAGCCGCCGATCATCGCGCCTTCCACGACGAAGTCCATCTCCCCGAGCGGCGCCGCCGGGCCCTGGCCCTTCAGCACCTTGAAGTAGTAGCCGTGCAGCGGCTCGGACTTCTTCGAATAGCCCGCGGCGATCGCCTGGGCGATCGTGTCTCCGAGGGGTCCGGCCGGCGTCCCGTCGGGCCCGCGCCACGCGAGGCCGTCCTGCTTCCCGGGGGTGCTGATGATCTTCTGCGCGTACTGGTTCACGCGGGAGTCGTCGTGCTTTTCGACCGCGTAGGCGTGCTGCGCCGTGACGAAATCGCGGCAGACCTCGATGGCGTCCAGCTCGTTTCTCCCGATGCGGCGGTAGAGGATCTCCTGCCGGCCCGCCTTCGTGTCGAAGAGCCACTGGCCGCCCTTCCGGACGATCGGGATCGGCGCCGGCCAGCCCTCGTCCCCGACGACGAGCGTCGCGCGGCCCGCGTTCTTCGGGTCGGTCACCACGGAGTGCTTCTCGAGAGCCCTCCTCGCGAACGCCGCGGCCGCGTTCCGGTCCTGGACGGGGTCCTTCGAGACGACGAGGTCGACGCCGTCCGGCCCTAGGATTTCGGTGAGGGCCGGAACGTCGAATCGCGCGGCCGCGGAGATCAGCGCGTCTGCGGCGGCGTTCGGGGAGGAGAAACTCTTCTGCTTCGGAGCGGCCGCTGGCGCGGCCGCCGAAAGATTGCCTTCGAAGGAAAGAAGCAGGGGGAGAGCGAGGAGCAGGCTCGTCTTCATCTTCGTCTCTCCTCTCACCGGCGTCCTCCGCGTCCGCCGCCGCCGCCGCCGCGCGATCCGCCGCCCCCGCTCATGCTCGAAGAGCCGCGGGAGCTGCTCGCCTTCGCGCTGCTGCCGCTGAAACCGCCCGATCCGCCGCTCATGGCGCTGGGGCTTCCACCGCCCCCTCCACCGCCTCGGCTCGCCGAGCTGGTGCTGGGGCTCGCGCCGCCGCCGCCACCTCCGCCACGGCTCGACGTGCTCGCGCTGGGGCTCGCGCCCCCGCCTCCTCCGCTGCGATTCGCGGTGCTCGCGCTGGGGCTCGTGCCCCCGCCTCCTCCGCTGCGATTCGCGGAGTTGGCGCTCGCGCCGGCGCTCTGCTGGCGTCCGGCCGCGCCGCCCTTCGTCGATCCGCCGTACTTGTTCGCCGAGGCGCTGCTCGAGTACGGCGCGCCGCCGCGGTGCGCGGAGTTGTGCTGCACGTTTCCGGCCTGAACGTTCGTATTCTTGTTGTAGTTGTTGTTCACGTTGACGTTCACGGTGTTGTTGGAGCCCCCCCAACCGCAGCCGCAGCACGAGCCGCCCCAGACGGCCGCGCCGATCATGACGCCGGCCGTGAACGTCATGAACGCCGCGCCCGGAGGAGGAGGCGGCGGGTAGTAGATCGGCGGGTAGGGGTAGACCGGCGGCGGATAGACGACCGTCGGGCTGTAGACCGGGACGTAGATGACCTCGGGGTTCGCGGACTGGACGACGATGACCGTCTGCGTCTCGACAACCTTGGTTTCGACCTTCTGCTGCTCGTTTGTCTTCAGCGCGCCCTTCTCCTGGGCCTTCTTCCGCATGCGCTGGACGGCGTTCATGACGTCCTTTTGCTGGTCGAGGAACGCGTTCCCGAGGTCCGTCGTCCACTGGATGTCGTCGCAGAGCCTCTTGACGACGTCGGGCAACGGCGCCATCGACTGGATCGAGGGGTCCCAGGGCTGCTTGCCAACGGCGTCGGCGAGAGCCTTGTCCTTCAGGCCCTTGTTCTTCGCGAGCCACTGCTGGAGCTGCATGAGCTCGAGCGGGTAGGTGGCCGCGACGAGCGTCTGGGCGAGCAGGTCGTCCGGGTAGAGGGCGACCGGGGCCACCAGCGAATCGAGCTGGTCCGGGGTGAGCAACACCGGGGCCGGTTCGGCTGCCGCCGGTGACGCCGCCTGCGCGAGGAGCGCGCCCTCGCCGGGGACGAGGAGCGCGGCGCAGAGGAGCGCAAGAAGAGCGCGGGAGGGTCGGTCGGGACGGCGGGGGCTGGAGGATGTCTGAGTCATGGCCTCTCCCATTCCCCCGCATCCTAATCCCGTCGTTCGCGGTGACGTTAGACTTCTCGTCGTGAGAAACGTTCTCGAAGGCCTGACGCTGTTCCAGCGGATCGCCTACCCGCGGCACAAGGAGCTCTTCGAGCGCCTCGCGAAGAACCAGACACCGCAGGCCGTGTTCATCGCGTGCTCGGACTCGCGTGTCGTGCCGAACCTGATGCTCCAGGCCGAGCCCGGCGATCTCTTCATCATCCGCAACGCGGGCAACATCGTCCCGCCCGCGGGCTCGGCCTACGGCGGGACGACGGCGTCGCTCGAGTACGCGCTCGTCGCCCTCGGCATCCGCGACGTGATCCTCTGCGGCCACTCGAACTGCGGTGCGATGCGTGGCGTCCTCCACCCGGAGGCGCTCGACGCCATGCCCGCGGTCAAGCAGTGGGTCTCGTACGCGGACCTCGCGCGGCGCGCCGCCCTCGAGGCGCACCCGGGCGCGTCGGACGAGGAGATGCTCGAGTACGTCGTCGACTACAACGTGATCGCGCAGGTCCGCAACCTCCTCACGTTCCCGTTCGTGCGCCCGCTCGTCGAAAAGGGCGAGCTCGAGATCTACGGGTGGGTCTACGACATCGGAACCGGCCGCGTGAAGGGCCTCGACGCGACGGGGCGGCGGTTCGTGCCGCTCGGGGCCGGCGAGATGGGCTCGCCCAACGAACGGCACGTCCTCGCGTCCGTCGAGAGCGACGAGGAGTTCTGGGAGAAGCTCTAGGAGCTCAGTCCGGCTTTTCGTCGGCGGCCGACGCGGCTGCGCAACGGGCCGCCACGGCGGCGGCGCGGGTGGCGAGATGGCGGTCCAGCTCCGAGACGCCCGG
Coding sequences within it:
- a CDS encoding response regulator transcription factor — protein: MREKPLSCVLLADRHHGLTEGVRGMLETAFETVVMVADEASLLDGAGRLQPDVAVVDLSLAKDRSLGWLQALRDRCPGLKVIVLSVHDEPNVRRAALGAGADAFVLKRAIVTDLLPAVDRLRFHERHAGAKESSS
- a CDS encoding FAD-dependent oxidoreductase → MKVVIVGGVAGGASCAARLRRLDEKAEILMVDKGPYVSYANCGLPYHVSGVIAKESSLLVANEQYFKANLGIDVRTNCEAVSIDPKKKTVDLRDVKTGKVTAEPYDELVLSPGAPSFHPPLPGIDLPGIFHVRTVPDVKAIREWIEKGTTFLAGMFSYSGIQFVKPTTRAVVVGGGFIGLETAENLVHLGFEVTLIQKLDQLLGPLDPEMARLVEEHVKRNGVKLVLGDGVAGFTQLEGGALEVKATSGKTYPADVVILAIGVRPDTTLARSAGLAIGERGGIRVDEHMRTSDPHIFAVGDAVEVKDWVTGQWSLVALAGPANRQGRIAADVIAGRKSRYRGTQGTSIIGLFGGAAAWTGVNERTLRKLGDKDWEKIYLFPNSHAGYYPGAKMLGLKVLFRKSDGKLLGAQALGVDGPAVDKRISALAMALQMRATVYDLEEAELCYAPQFGSAKDPVNFAGMVAADVLHGDMPLAHWNETKGAFLLDVRQPVELTVESVPGAVNIPLHLLRARLGELPKDKEILVICRSAQRAYYATRVLLQNGFKARSLSGGLLSRALTVR
- a CDS encoding SulP family inorganic anion transporter — encoded protein: MSENASGALASIRWPRPFDGLRGLKLADVPREVSAGVTLAALMIPLNIGYAQVAGLPPVFGLYAGIIPLAVFALFTSSRHVVGSPDAPISAILGAMLIGFAPIGDPMRAQYALALALVCGLLFFVFWFFRLAFLANFLSRAVLAGFITGLGIEVLTNQIRRILGASHGHAAGIGALAEQVHDSIATSVNTTGYFAEVVVLIESIPRANLYSVAVGVGAFAIVRLMKRFAPKAPAALIALALTTIAVGALGLDAKGVTVLGKLQAGLPSLTVPGIPVADYLRVLPGALAIVGITMCEALLLVRSCGRRHDTKADGDQVMFAYGMASVASGFTGSLVSGPSASRTAAMEAAGSRTQLSSLVAAATVALVMVFFTGQLAYLPTAALAGVVANAVLNLIEVKELRELWVLRRSEFWVAMVCLLSVLVFGPMQAVVIAFLMATIDLLRRASRPGTWVLKEAPDGSHFVSEDEEHAADTPGLLIYRFGAPLYFANAPLFEEEVEKVIARATSPVKWFVLDAEAMVDIDTTGEQALHEVASRLAKRGVIFAISRANQSTLSWLSRYHLLTLIGKDRLYPTNRHAAQAFRQVEKA
- a CDS encoding ABC transporter substrate-binding protein, with amino-acid sequence MTTATIEAKLTLSTVKLNWKEVWYTNCPLISASNVDQELGWTKEEYKKIGVKYAYLRSAAENDWYPHYIHNLDNLIRFGGLFPPVAVHADIRRTRLLGVTHVPKEGGVLLVRAKDDVYRMQDLKGKKIGLSKSLNTIKNDWWRIQEHQGIELMLRMNGMSMKDVEIVEFPYPDDWYNKPEMLTPIENPSEWQLKRDHKHDLAFRPLETALESGKIDAMYSQSKVLSVLSEATGKFAIIEDLSKRPDWRLQVANIPAAITCTDVMAEKHPELAVTFMKGMIKVGRWANEYKRAAAAILDKQTYYLDVEDTYRGIKDVDMVPNLSPLNLASVEVGKNFMVKNGYIKNDFDVAKWAAPEFLEQAAKELLDEQWKKTTTSKLPSTTELQAASRRVG
- a CDS encoding enoyl-CoA hydratase/isomerase family protein — protein: MDQLKAGTRMQRMGYVKPGSVPEPERLVLLEYVSDARVAVVTLNRPHADNAITTELAASLIDVLETIAARPSVRCAVLTGAGDRAFSVGGDLYQRKEMTKEQWLRQRQVFDRVLYTLRELRRPVIAAVNGMAYGGGCEMAISADFIIASDEASFGQPEAIVGLSAGGGAPVFLPRALPPGMALQMLMTGDPITAREAHRLGLVNEIHPRAGLLTAVLRVAEKIASNSPTAVQAVKRAVRMSQGETSEQAASIMMEAHWRSVVHPDRIEGIRAFTEGREAAFPDPDF
- the gnd gene encoding decarboxylating 6-phosphogluconate dehydrogenase, which gives rise to MQLGMIGLGRMGANMVRRLIGGGHDCVVFDRAPEPVAHLAQEKAVGASSLADFVEKLAKPRAIWLMVPAAVVDKTIADLLPLLEKGDVLIDGGNSYYVDDIRRAKELAAKGIHYVDVGTSGGVWGLERGYCMMIGGETDVVQRLDPIFKRLAPGKGDIPRTPGREKAKGTAEEGYLHCGPNGAGHFVKMVHNGIEYGLMAAYAEGLNILRNANVGKTRREVDAETTPLRDPAHYQYDMNLADIAEVWRRGSVVSSWLLDLTAIALLESPDLESFSGRVSDSGEGRWTIMAAIDEGTPAEVLTAALYERFSSRGEADFQNKLLSAMRFQFGGHHEKPSK
- a CDS encoding nucleotidyltransferase translates to MVDPDDGAGLESRPPLLEDLLTICRALNERGARYVVVGGMAVIHAGFVRATEDIDLLVDDSPENFERIQDALSVLPDKAVREVRPTDLNRYVVVRVADEVVVDLMKSACGVDYAEAIEGVEPAVIQGVEVPFASPALLLKLKQTVREKDALDRQFLELLIAQKSGSTQ
- a CDS encoding DUF2950 domain-containing protein; translated protein: MKTSLLLALPLLLSFEGNLSAAAPAAAPKQKSFSSPNAAADALISAAARFDVPALTEILGPDGVDLVVSKDPVQDRNAAAAFARRALEKHSVVTDPKNAGRATLVVGDEGWPAPIPIVRKGGQWLFDTKAGRQEILYRRIGRNELDAIEVCRDFVTAQHAYAVEKHDDSRVNQYAQKIISTPGKQDGLAWRGPDGTPAGPLGDTIAQAIAAGYSKKSEPLHGYYFKVLKGQGPAAPLGEMDFVVEGAMIGGFALAAAPADYRVTGVKTFIVSHTGVVYEKDLGPKTLEQFEAMDRYNPDKTWRPVEEP